One Thermicanus aegyptius DSM 12793 DNA segment encodes these proteins:
- a CDS encoding S-layer homology domain-containing protein translates to MKKGMMLFVSWMILLFQFPWYDYSSVYAEQENTAKVISIAAGGGYSLALKEDGSVWAWGAGQTFLIQVKDLTDVTAIAAGMSQSLALKLDGTVWTWRAGQTPIQVKDLTDVVAIAAGSSYSLALKRDGTVWAWEWNLFGQLGDGTNEDRLTPVQVQNLTDVVAIAAGRYHSLALKQDGTVWVWGDGQTFPIQMKDLTDVVAIAAGNEYSLALKRDGTVWRWGLNDEALFRYGWTTEDRSTPVQVENLTDVASIAAGWLHSLALKKDGTVWAWGRNESGQLGDGTEEGYSATPVHVKDLTDVVAIAAGENHSLALKGDGTLWEWGSLFHSPVHQVKGFAAANGSEPVQLDSPVPIQITNQQPAEQVHAVPKNVAPLSDAYTVTSAAPLAKETKLTIKVDPAKLAGVDPYKVAIWKFIETPSTGKKEKTSQTAALNGYWESIGGKVDLSTSSVSSYITEYGTYAVMLSNQTIADIQDHPYKYEIEVLLAQGIIKGYSETEFRPDQGISRAEFAKVIVKAAHYPLGNENAAFKDVPNGHWATRYIEAAQRAGAIKGYSATQFMPNNLISREQAVTIVGRAGQLGTLNSQEIEAQLKGYRDGTSISDYARGYFAEAIKRNMIADQEGSLQPQQPATRAVIAKMIMALMIRLGYL, encoded by the coding sequence ATGAAGAAAGGAATGATGCTCTTCGTTTCATGGATGATTCTTCTCTTTCAATTTCCATGGTATGACTATTCCTCGGTTTATGCGGAGCAGGAGAATACGGCGAAAGTAATTTCCATTGCTGCCGGGGGAGGTTATTCCCTTGCGCTGAAGGAAGATGGAAGCGTTTGGGCATGGGGGGCTGGTCAAACTTTCCTCATCCAAGTGAAGGACCTCACCGATGTGACCGCTATCGCTGCCGGAATGTCTCAATCCCTTGCCCTGAAGCTGGACGGAACCGTCTGGACATGGAGGGCTGGTCAAACTCCCATCCAAGTGAAGGACCTCACCGATGTGGTCGCTATCGCAGCAGGAAGCTCTTATTCCCTTGCGCTGAAGCGGGATGGAACCGTCTGGGCGTGGGAATGGAATCTTTTTGGTCAATTAGGAGACGGGACGAATGAAGATCGCCTAACCCCCGTTCAAGTGCAAAACCTTACAGATGTTGTCGCCATCGCCGCCGGACGTTATCATTCCCTTGCTTTGAAACAAGATGGGACGGTCTGGGTATGGGGGGATGGTCAAACTTTCCCCATCCAAATGAAGGACCTCACCGATGTGGTCGCCATCGCCGCAGGAAATGAATATTCCCTTGCCCTAAAGAGAGACGGAACCGTCTGGAGATGGGGTTTGAATGATGAAGCTTTATTCAGGTACGGTTGGACGACGGAAGATCGCTCCACCCCTGTTCAAGTAGAGAACCTTACCGATGTGGCGTCCATCGCCGCCGGGTGGTTGCATTCTCTTGCCCTGAAGAAAGACGGAACCGTCTGGGCATGGGGAAGGAATGAATCTGGTCAATTAGGAGATGGAACGGAGGAAGGATATAGTGCTACTCCTGTTCATGTGAAGGATCTCACCGATGTGGTCGCCATCGCCGCCGGGGAAAATCATTCCCTTGCCCTGAAGGGAGATGGAACCCTCTGGGAATGGGGATCATTATTTCACTCCCCCGTTCATCAAGTGAAAGGTTTTGCCGCAGCAAATGGAAGTGAACCTGTCCAACTCGATAGCCCGGTCCCAATCCAGATCACCAATCAACAACCGGCCGAACAGGTACATGCAGTGCCGAAGAATGTAGCTCCCCTATCCGATGCCTACACCGTCACATCGGCTGCACCGCTTGCAAAAGAAACCAAACTCACCATCAAAGTAGATCCTGCAAAATTGGCCGGCGTAGATCCATACAAGGTAGCCATCTGGAAATTTATTGAGACCCCATCGACGGGAAAGAAAGAAAAAACCTCGCAAACCGCCGCATTGAACGGATATTGGGAATCGATCGGAGGGAAAGTCGACTTAAGCACTTCAAGCGTCAGCAGCTACATCACCGAATATGGCACCTATGCCGTCATGCTCAGCAACCAAACCATTGCGGATATCCAGGACCACCCATACAAATACGAGATCGAAGTGCTGCTCGCCCAGGGGATCATCAAAGGATACAGCGAAACGGAATTCCGCCCCGATCAGGGCATTAGCCGAGCCGAATTCGCCAAAGTGATCGTCAAGGCGGCGCACTATCCATTAGGGAATGAGAATGCCGCTTTCAAAGATGTACCCAATGGCCATTGGGCCACGCGCTACATCGAAGCGGCACAACGGGCAGGAGCGATCAAAGGATACTCGGCAACCCAATTTATGCCGAACAACCTCATAAGCCGGGAACAAGCCGTGACGATCGTCGGCAGAGCGGGCCAACTGGGGACCTTAAACAGTCAAGAGATCGAAGCGCAGCTCAAAGGCTATCGGGATGGGACGAGCATCTCGGACTATGCGCGCGGATACTTCGCCGAAGCCATAAAACGGAACATGATCGCAGATCAAGAAGGATCTCTCCAGCCCCAACAACCCGCCACCCGCGCCGTCATCGCCAAGATGATCATGGCGCTCATGATCAGGCTGGGGTACCTATAG
- a CDS encoding arginase family protein → MEEETKYIIRKINNKVLLTNKSLSKYWEGILDPNSIFSNKDHQSNLKEEKSFFGFPDNNEEPDIKIFGIPYNKGSLISESRVNLFPYYLRSVSQRLPIYIGLHGKNSSGIFDLDSNKQLLQDCFIEDLGDLYFDKEDDSDKLVQHVSNILDNILLSKSSFCAIGGDHSVSYYLVKSLLDKINKKLLIIQFDAHHDCGSNILKLDREVNHANFIRYLLEFDKIAAIIQIGVRGLRALGQMYYHPKLIQVPSTLVSPSIVKDIIYRTIENYGNTLGYISFDSDVLDPKDFPLVDFPTVGGPAFRIFLNTIQEIFNTFPQIIGADIVEGLGGGNLYQYEPILHILTYILDGINKSRNNIIKYYQEGAIIK, encoded by the coding sequence ACAAATAAATCATTAAGTAAATATTGGGAAGGCATATTAGACCCTAATTCAATATTTTCTAATAAAGATCATCAGTCCAATTTAAAAGAAGAAAAGTCTTTTTTTGGTTTTCCAGATAATAACGAGGAACCAGATATAAAAATATTCGGAATCCCCTATAATAAAGGCTCTTTAATTAGTGAATCTAGGGTCAATTTATTTCCATATTATTTAAGATCTGTTAGTCAACGACTTCCTATATACATAGGTCTACATGGTAAAAATAGTTCTGGTATTTTTGATTTAGATAGTAATAAACAATTATTACAAGATTGCTTTATAGAAGATCTTGGGGATCTTTATTTTGATAAAGAAGACGATTCCGATAAGTTAGTACAGCATGTTTCTAATATATTGGATAACATCTTATTAAGTAAATCAAGTTTCTGTGCTATTGGTGGAGATCATTCTGTATCATATTATTTGGTTAAATCATTGCTTGATAAAATCAATAAAAAATTATTAATAATACAATTTGATGCACATCACGACTGTGGATCAAATATTTTAAAATTAGACCGTGAAGTTAATCATGCAAATTTTATAAGATATTTGCTTGAGTTTGATAAGATAGCTGCAATTATTCAAATAGGGGTGCGAGGGCTTAGAGCGTTAGGACAAATGTACTATCACCCCAAATTAATACAGGTACCATCTACTCTGGTAAGCCCAAGTATAGTTAAAGATATAATTTATAGAACTATTGAAAACTATGGAAATACGTTGGGATATATATCTTTTGATTCAGATGTGTTAGATCCTAAGGATTTTCCACTAGTTGATTTTCCAACTGTTGGAGGACCTGCATTTAGAATTTTCTTAAATACGATACAAGAGATTTTTAATACATTCCCACAAATAATCGGAGCTGATATTGTTGAAGGTCTGGGGGGAGGAAATTTATATCAATATGAGCCAATTTTGCATATACTGACATATATTTTGGATGGTATTAATAAATCTAGAAATAACATTATAAAATATTATCAAGAAGGGGCGATTATTAAATGA
- a CDS encoding MFS transporter: MIKDKKFILLFFSRFFSVFGDAFLFITLLNLLEQLKVGSFGLSIFFISATLPAFLFSLFAGAYVENRELQKVMAISDLIRSSLIILFMIAVFYFSNPFIVYLLIFLIATNNMFYLPANSALLPNIVNQEKLSNANGYLQMAMMFAKLGSYGTVAWLIKLNINVSTLLLITASFYLLSMILILNVKPYVKSFGKKENEFNILLDIKEAILYIRNHPSFSRIFLIFGFAWIVGSSIDMFLISYLIDVLNMGSEDLYLFTTFSLIGIAMGSFIAPILYKKIKKKTGMIISSLVFSFVILLYALKLPILLLSIGLLIGGISQGVFLIFINTYLQSNANGQMLARIFSFYNLLLTGASLPGYALFGYLLAKIGTINTGYFISVYLFLISILGILIIPTLEEESPGREIALERDER, from the coding sequence TTGATAAAAGATAAGAAATTTATATTGTTATTTTTTTCAAGATTTTTTAGTGTTTTTGGCGATGCCTTTCTATTTATAACATTATTAAATTTACTAGAACAACTAAAGGTAGGAAGTTTTGGATTGTCTATATTTTTTATCTCAGCTACATTACCAGCATTTTTATTTTCGCTTTTTGCCGGAGCTTATGTAGAAAATAGAGAACTACAGAAAGTGATGGCTATTTCCGATTTAATTAGAAGCTCACTAATCATTTTATTCATGATAGCCGTTTTTTACTTTAGTAATCCGTTCATTGTTTATCTTTTGATTTTCTTAATCGCAACAAACAACATGTTTTATTTACCTGCTAATTCAGCTTTATTGCCAAATATAGTAAATCAAGAAAAACTTTCAAATGCAAATGGTTACCTGCAGATGGCCATGATGTTTGCGAAATTAGGTTCTTATGGCACCGTTGCATGGTTAATAAAATTAAATATAAATGTAAGTACTTTGTTATTGATCACTGCTTCCTTTTATTTGCTATCAATGATATTGATTTTAAACGTTAAGCCGTATGTCAAAAGTTTTGGCAAAAAGGAAAATGAATTTAATATTCTTCTTGATATTAAAGAGGCAATTCTTTATATTCGAAACCATCCTTCTTTCAGTAGAATATTTTTGATTTTTGGATTTGCATGGATTGTTGGGTCATCCATCGATATGTTTTTAATATCCTATCTTATTGATGTTTTAAATATGGGGTCCGAAGATTTATATCTATTTACTACCTTTAGTTTAATCGGCATTGCAATGGGTTCATTCATTGCTCCAATATTATATAAAAAAATTAAGAAAAAAACAGGTATGATTATCTCTTCACTTGTATTTAGTTTTGTGATCTTGTTATATGCGTTAAAATTACCTATATTATTACTCAGCATCGGGTTATTAATCGGAGGGATTTCGCAAGGTGTATTTTTAATATTTATAAATACTTATTTACAAAGCAATGCGAACGGTCAAATGTTAGCTAGAATATTTAGTTTCTATAATTTATTACTAACAGGAGCAAGCCTTCCAGGATATGCGTTATTTGGTTATCTGCTTGCGAAGATTGGAACCATTAACACCGGATATTTTATTTCTGTTTATTTATTCCTAATATCAATTCTTGGTATTCTCATTATTCCAACATTAGAGGAGGAAAGTCCGGGAAGAGAAATTGCATTGGAAAGGGATGAAAGGTGA
- a CDS encoding toxic anion resistance protein: MSKAMDELNMVSNLKEEDMQKIQKEAEAMVVRLSSKKEEEAELLLDKLGRLGEVTQQKAGDSLEILKRPVKDMISDKHGEIPNTLLQLRSRVDELNPNHFFKKGGVGNLFRKLFGSNPLTNYIRKYESIQTQIENIVASLRNGRDMIQEDTIQLRQIREMAKDQIYELEKRIYLGKRLLEMLEAELQKPEQAGNKALIEKAMAKVTNRTRNMAQMVNILLQSIASIGIIEENNEKLEEAVFNAITMTQNVVTVSASIQLALSNQQKVMKAVKGVNEATEQMILSNAAALKSNTEEITKMLEQPSIAFETLQKAFSDLFSAIQTTEESNRRIIESGRAFIDKMDQFNAEIRVKLEGADKAGIPSRQEASAPVKPVEGDTLLD; encoded by the coding sequence GTGAGCAAAGCGATGGACGAGTTAAACATGGTCTCTAACCTGAAAGAGGAGGATATGCAGAAGATTCAAAAGGAAGCGGAGGCAATGGTGGTCCGCCTCTCCTCCAAAAAGGAAGAGGAGGCCGAACTTCTCCTGGACAAACTGGGGCGCCTGGGGGAAGTAACCCAGCAAAAGGCCGGGGATTCGCTGGAGATTCTGAAGCGTCCTGTGAAAGACATGATCTCCGACAAGCACGGGGAAATCCCCAACACCTTGCTGCAGCTGAGAAGCCGAGTCGATGAACTAAATCCAAACCATTTCTTCAAAAAAGGGGGGGTCGGTAATCTTTTCCGCAAACTCTTTGGTTCCAATCCCCTTACCAATTACATCCGTAAATATGAATCGATCCAGACTCAGATCGAAAACATCGTCGCTTCTCTGCGAAATGGACGGGATATGATTCAGGAAGATACGATCCAACTGAGACAGATCCGGGAGATGGCAAAGGATCAGATCTATGAATTGGAAAAACGGATCTATCTCGGCAAGCGCCTATTGGAGATGCTGGAGGCTGAACTTCAAAAACCGGAACAGGCCGGAAATAAAGCGCTGATTGAAAAGGCAATGGCCAAAGTGACGAACCGGACCCGGAACATGGCCCAGATGGTAAATATTCTTCTCCAATCCATCGCCTCCATCGGCATCATCGAGGAAAACAATGAAAAGCTGGAAGAAGCGGTGTTTAACGCCATAACAATGACCCAAAACGTGGTTACCGTCTCCGCTTCCATTCAGCTCGCCTTAAGCAACCAACAGAAAGTGATGAAAGCGGTGAAGGGAGTCAATGAAGCCACCGAGCAGATGATCCTCTCCAATGCGGCCGCCTTGAAGAGCAATACGGAAGAGATCACTAAGATGTTGGAACAGCCCTCCATCGCCTTCGAGACCCTGCAAAAAGCCTTCAGCGATCTCTTCTCCGCCATCCAGACCACGGAAGAATCAAATCGCCGCATTATCGAATCGGGGCGAGCCTTCATCGACAAAATGGATCAGTTCAATGCAGAGATCCGGGTGAAGTTGGAAGGAGCGGACAAAGCAGGAATCCCCTCTCGGCAAGAGGCATCGGCTCCCGTAAAACCCGTGGAGGGCGACACACTCCTCGATTAA
- a CDS encoding substrate-binding domain-containing protein — protein MKKGIAVLLVLLILGTVGYLIITNLDTSGLNRKPPVMVKGYYGSEKEDYLSDPRVIDILKKKYGITLDLRKSGSMEMAELSTEGIDFFWPSSEIPVSRIEALHKGEIKKSASIGYSPMIVASWEPIKALLENNGLIRQEGALSILDIGKLIRLTISEKKWSDLKGASSLYRSNKTVLVKTTDPSQSNSGLLYLAISSGILNGNQVITADKIPTVIPSVKKLFDLQGFKSHTSALPWEDYLNKGRGDTPLVWVYEAQFINYVAANGLQRGGDSLTPLYPEPTIWSNHIYISFTENGNRLLDVLLNDEELQKIFNEHGFRNNYKNGEYFLSFFKEKNVTVPTTLDQIADIPTYENVQTMLDRIKE, from the coding sequence ATGAAAAAAGGAATCGCGGTGCTTCTCGTCCTCCTGATTCTAGGAACCGTGGGCTATTTGATTATCACCAACCTGGATACTTCAGGTTTAAACCGTAAGCCTCCTGTCATGGTGAAAGGATATTATGGAAGTGAAAAAGAAGATTATCTTAGCGATCCCCGCGTAATCGATATTTTGAAAAAAAAGTACGGAATCACCTTGGATCTCAGGAAATCGGGAAGTATGGAGATGGCGGAGTTAAGCACGGAAGGCATCGATTTCTTCTGGCCTTCCTCGGAAATCCCGGTCTCCCGCATCGAAGCCCTGCATAAAGGGGAAATCAAAAAGAGCGCCTCCATCGGCTACTCCCCCATGATCGTCGCCTCCTGGGAGCCGATCAAAGCACTTCTGGAAAACAACGGATTGATTCGGCAAGAGGGTGCCCTTTCCATCCTGGACATCGGCAAACTGATCCGGCTCACCATCTCAGAAAAAAAATGGAGCGATTTAAAGGGGGCCTCCTCCCTCTATCGCTCAAATAAGACGGTTTTGGTGAAGACGACGGATCCCAGTCAATCCAACTCCGGACTTCTCTATCTCGCCATCTCCTCAGGCATCCTGAATGGAAATCAAGTGATCACGGCGGATAAAATCCCGACGGTGATCCCATCGGTCAAGAAGCTTTTCGATCTGCAGGGGTTTAAAAGCCACACCAGTGCCCTTCCCTGGGAAGATTATTTAAACAAAGGGCGGGGCGATACCCCCCTGGTATGGGTCTACGAGGCCCAATTCATCAATTATGTGGCGGCGAACGGTCTTCAGCGGGGCGGCGACAGTTTGACCCCCCTTTATCCCGAACCCACCATCTGGTCCAATCATATCTACATCAGTTTTACAGAGAATGGAAATCGCCTCCTTGATGTATTGCTGAATGATGAAGAGCTGCAAAAGATCTTTAATGAACACGGCTTCCGCAATAATTATAAAAACGGGGAGTATTTCCTCTCTTTTTTCAAAGAGAAGAACGTAACGGTACCGACAACCTTGGATCAGATCGCCGATATCCCCACCTATGAGAATGTGCAGACGATGTTGGATCGCATCAAGGAGTAA
- a CDS encoding vWA domain-containing protein, with protein MNRIVSSLLVISVFWVLFLSGCSDQAIDPNDPNALRIIGGSELKDLKDTGLLDYIQQKSGVKIQLDESGSLAAVEKIAGEEVMYDGIWIPNGFYLEAFRDQIKHPPIASEKIFMSPVVLGIQRSLAQQYGWIGPDGFSKEEITWNDIREKVVSNQLQFYMTNMNSSNSGALGVVGMMNGFLEKADPLTMEDLKNENLIRSMKEFFQKGIKKSSGSSGWLADIFLKEGGDAIVNYESVIAELNKKGADLIIVYPKEGIAMADYPFYLLNEKKKEAYDRVLSVLKSQEFQRQAMEKTNRRPLYGNIPLRLTGGIDTNRVLYSLPLPEDGKVLQEMIRLYLDEVKKPSQILFVLDMSGSMSGDRIERLRKSLLNLTGTDLSFSGQLARFTRQDHVTYILFNDRVNPPRSFEVTGKGDLEAMQQFIQHETESGGGTAIYSALSEALKQVLPGDERYPTIVLLTDGENNRGISFDEFAKDYEAYTQKTGKRIPIYPILFGEGNVEEMKKLAEMSHGRTFDAIHEPLETIFKDVRGYN; from the coding sequence ATGAATCGGATTGTTTCTTCCTTATTGGTTATCTCCGTCTTCTGGGTTCTCTTCCTTTCCGGTTGCAGCGACCAAGCTATCGACCCCAACGACCCCAATGCCTTGCGGATCATCGGCGGATCCGAATTAAAGGATTTGAAAGATACAGGTCTCCTTGACTACATCCAGCAAAAATCGGGCGTAAAGATCCAATTGGATGAGAGCGGAAGCCTCGCTGCAGTGGAAAAAATCGCCGGGGAAGAGGTCATGTATGACGGCATCTGGATCCCCAACGGATTCTACCTTGAAGCGTTCCGGGACCAGATTAAGCATCCTCCCATCGCGAGCGAAAAGATCTTCATGAGCCCTGTCGTATTGGGCATTCAGCGCAGCCTGGCGCAGCAGTATGGTTGGATCGGACCGGACGGATTCAGCAAAGAGGAGATTACCTGGAACGATATCCGGGAGAAGGTGGTCTCAAACCAACTCCAATTTTATATGACCAATATGAACAGCTCCAATTCCGGAGCCCTGGGCGTCGTCGGCATGATGAACGGCTTTCTGGAAAAGGCGGACCCCCTTACGATGGAAGATCTGAAAAACGAAAATCTGATCCGTTCCATGAAGGAGTTCTTCCAGAAGGGGATTAAGAAATCCTCCGGTTCCAGCGGCTGGTTGGCCGATATCTTCCTGAAAGAGGGAGGAGATGCCATTGTCAACTATGAGAGCGTCATCGCGGAACTGAATAAGAAAGGGGCCGACCTCATCATCGTCTATCCGAAGGAAGGGATCGCCATGGCCGATTATCCCTTCTATCTCCTGAATGAAAAGAAAAAGGAGGCTTATGACCGCGTCTTAAGCGTTCTTAAATCTCAGGAATTTCAGCGGCAGGCCATGGAAAAGACGAACCGCCGGCCTCTCTATGGAAACATCCCCCTTCGTTTAACCGGCGGAATTGATACCAATCGGGTACTCTACTCTCTCCCCCTGCCTGAAGATGGGAAGGTATTGCAGGAGATGATCCGCCTCTACCTCGACGAGGTGAAGAAACCTTCTCAGATCCTTTTTGTCCTGGATATGAGCGGCTCCATGAGCGGGGATCGCATCGAACGGTTGCGGAAGAGTCTCCTTAACTTAACGGGAACCGACCTTAGCTTCTCCGGGCAATTAGCCCGCTTTACCCGACAGGATCATGTCACATATATTCTCTTTAACGACCGGGTTAACCCACCCAGATCCTTTGAAGTAACGGGAAAGGGGGACCTGGAGGCGATGCAGCAATTTATTCAGCATGAGACGGAATCGGGTGGAGGAACGGCCATCTATAGCGCCCTCTCCGAAGCCTTGAAACAGGTCTTACCGGGAGATGAGCGTTATCCCACCATCGTCCTCCTCACCGACGGAGAGAATAACCGGGGAATCAGCTTCGACGAGTTCGCCAAGGACTACGAAGCCTACACCCAAAAAACGGGGAAAAGAATCCCCATCTATCCTATCCTCTTCGGCGAAGGAAATGTGGAGGAAATGAAGAAGCTGGCGGAAATGAGCCACGGACGAACCTTTGATGCCATCCATGAGCCTTTGGAGACGATCTTTAAAGATGTGCGAGGTTACAACTAG